A segment of the Choristoneura fumiferana unplaced genomic scaffold, NRCan_CFum_1 Sck3bRy_188;HRSCAF=378_pilon, whole genome shotgun sequence genome:
AATCAACCAAATACAGTGCCTGCTCAACATGGTCCTtcgttttcttatttattgcgTGCGGGGCTCAAGATAAGTAAATTCTCGCAAACGTGGACGCAGTGTGCAAGCGACTTCGCCGCCATTTTGGGTCGACCCGGCCAATTTCCCTACGCGTCGCGAATAAAGTGCTTCACTTCGACGCGTGCCGGTGTATATTTCAACGCTGCCAGCGATCCTGCCTTTATCTACAGTACGCGTAATTCCTAGCCCCGATGGAGCCAACAGAGGAAGAATCGCGCAACCTTCTACAAACACGTGGATACGTGAAGGCGAGCTTGAGTAAGCTGCACAAACTTGCTCAACCGGAGGCAGCCTTGCAGCAATATTCGGTAGAATACCTGAAGGCGAAAAGAGAACGGGCGCAAGCGCTATTCATGGAGTACGATGACTACTGCCGAAAAATAACATTCTCGGGCTACAAGGACGCGGAGGACGAAACCACTGAGAACAAGTATTTCGACGTCGTAGCGGCGTTGGACGAGGAGATCAACAAacgcgcggccgccgccgccgccgccaacGCCGCCGCCTCCGCAGCTGTCGCTCAAGACAAATCAACCGAACACGTGTCAACCGGTAGTGTGAAAAAAGTAACCTTGCCTCCTATAGCAATTCAAACATTTAGTGGTAAGTTTTCAGACTACATTCCATTCATCAATCTATTCCGATCTCTGATAGACAATGACAAGAGTTTAGACACAGtgcaaaaaatgtattatttaaggTCATTTCTGAAAGACGAACCctttgatttaataaaaaaccttCCCTTGACTGAGCAAGTTACCACGAGGCCCTAGAACTGTTAGACACTAGGTATAATAACAGGTACAAAATCATCAGCGAGCATGTAGCTGCAATAATagatatcaaaaatattatcaGAGCGACGGCCATAAGCCTAAGACAATTTGTAGCTTGCATTAGGCAAGAGCTAGCTGCACTAAAAAATTTAGAACCTCGTGTCGAGTATTGGGACACTATATTATTGTGcattttatcccgaaaattaGACAATTTCACCGCACGAGCATACCAACTGGAACGGGACCCAGCCACGGAGCCCAGCATTGAACACCTCTTGAGGTTCCTGGAGAAACGCGCCCTGGCACTGGAGAACGTCGAACAGGGACATGGCCCTCCGGCATCCGAAGCGCGCGCCCCCAGGGTAGCAGCACACGGAGTCACCGGCTCACCATGCATATACTGTAAGTCTAAAGAACATAAATTATATACTTGCAAATCATTTCAACTGCTAGCAACAGACGACAAATTAAAATTCGTCAAGCAAAATGACTTGTGCAACACATGCCTAGGCTTACATAAGGGACGATGCAGATTTCACTTCAGGTGTGCGGAGTGCAAGGGGCCACATAACACTCTGTTGCACTGCAATGAAAAGGCACCACCTGTCACATTAACAGGCAATACTGACAACAATGTGCTTCTCCCCACAGCTAGAATAAAGGTGTTCGGAAAGGATGGTACCGAATACCATATTCGAGCCCTCATGGACAGCGGCTCGCAGGTCTCATTGATCACCTCCAAGGTAGTCAAGCAGCTTGGTTTCACACCCAAGCAGATCAACACAAACATCATTGGCATAGCCAATGCGAAGAGTAATGTAAAATTTTGCATTCCATTAGAAATCCATGCGATACAAGCCCCCTTTAAGACTGCTGTAAATTGTCACATAGTTGACCAAATAACCTGTAATTTACCACAGTATACATTCAATATATCTGCAATAAAAATTCCAGATCATTTAAATTTAGCCGATGAAAAATTTAACATCCCAGGTGAGATTCACATGTTAATCGGAGCGGACGTCATGTTTCAGACACTGTTGCCTATGCAACAGTCGAGCCAGCTGGAGCTGACAGCGGCACCGGACTGCCGACCGCAGCAACACGACGCGCCGAGCTCCGAGGCATCGGCCTGTAACTCTGCCAGTCTGCACATCGTGAACACCGTGTTTGGACACATTATTGGAGGTAGCCTGCCACAATATTTAAGTGAACCCACCTGCAATAAAGTCGTACTTAAATGTGAACTAAGTCTTAATGAAACACTGGCCAAGTTTTGGAATACAGAAAAAGTACCTGAGGTGTACAATGAAAGTACTTCTGAACAACAACTTTGTGaacaaatttttcaaaaaacagtaaagttaaataataatcagTTTGAAGTAGCATTGCCCTTAAAATTACCTCTTTCTGAAGTCAATGATGTACTTGGAGAATCTTTCCGGTACGCTCtcaaaagatttttaaatttagaaaagaaATTACAGCAAAATCCAGACTTATTTAATCAGTACCAGCAGTTCATACATGACTATTTAGCTCTCAACCATGGTCACTATGTGGACGTTGAGGTTTATGATCTGCGCAAAGACCCAGTCTATTTCCTACCGCACCATGCCGTCATCAATGAAAACAgcaa
Coding sequences within it:
- the LOC141445059 gene encoding uncharacterized protein; the encoded protein is MEPTEEESRNLLQTRGYVKASLSKLHKLAQPEAALQQYSVEYLKAKRERAQALFMEYDDYCRKITFSGYKDAEDETTENKYFDVVAALDEEINKRAAAAAAANAAASAAVAQDKSTEHVSTGSVKKVTLPPIAIQTFSDNFTARAYQLERDPATEPSIEHLLRFLEKRALALENVEQGHGPPASEARAPRVAAHGVTGSPCIYCKSKEHKLYTCKSFQLLATDDKLKFVKQNDLCNTCLGLHKGRCRFHFRCAECKGPHNTLLHCNEKAPPVTLTGNTDNNVLLPTARIKVFGKDGTEYHIRALMDSGSQVSLITSKVVKQLGFTPKQINTNIIGIANAKSNVKFCIPLEIHAIQAPFKTAVNCHIVDQITCNLPQYTFNISAIKIPDHLNLADEKFNIPGEIHMLIGADVMFQTLLPMQQSSQLELTAAPDCRPQQHDAPSSEASACNSASLHIVNTVFGHIIGGSLPQYLSEPTCNKVVLKCELSLNETLAKFWNTEKVPEVYNESTSEQQLCEQIFQKTVKLNNNQFEVALPLKLPLSEVNDVLGESFRYALKRFLNLEKKLQQNPDLFNQYQQFIHDYLALNHGHYVDVEVYDLRKDPVYFLPHHAVINENSKTTKLRTVFDGSMRTDKKVSLNDLQLTGPVVQRDLFDIIMLFRFGKYTFTADIRRMFRNIKIDPAYTSLQNILWRDNPKEPIKCIRLDTVTYGLKSSSYLASRCLDELANRYGNSHPLATSVIKNNIYVDDVIYSNNDLETTLSAKDQLRDLLNLGSFSTHKWSSNHE